The proteins below come from a single Nocardiopsis gilva YIM 90087 genomic window:
- a CDS encoding AMP-dependent synthetase/ligase yields the protein MTDISVTAPAEVPTQGGLADLLFDRAERHPDGIMLSHQAGGGWQDATASEVRADVVAIAKGLVAAGIKPGDRVGLLSGNRYEWTLLDFAIWAAGAVSVPIYPSSSAEQIRMILADSGAVACVVDDDPHTTTVEGIRDTLPDLRYVWTFDSGAVATLVEVGRELDDSVIKERRAGVDAADPATIVYTSGTTGSPKGCVLTHANFLAEVDSVLHALSVLFEPGKDGSPPSTLLFLPLAHVFGRMVEVAVIHAGVRLGHTGSVGALIDDLQTFRPTFLLAVPYVFEKIHASARKQTTGLKRRIFDAATDTAVAYSRSLFNGGPGLGLRLRHRFFEPLVYRKLMDALGGRCRRVISGGGALDVRLLHFYRGIGLDVFEGYGLTETTSAVLVNVPGKVRPGTIGIPVPGVEVRTADDGELLIKGGHVFDRYWNRPQDTEKAFVDGWFATGDLAEIDADGFVRISGRKKEILVTAGGKNVAPGPLEEQVGSDPLVDQCMLVGDGRSFVTALITIDPEEFGAWKAENGHPVATTVADLADDAGLRAHVQRAIDAANATVSRAESIRAFTILAERFTVEDETLTPTLKLRRARILDRNAASVEAMYTKR from the coding sequence GTGACCGACATCTCCGTGACCGCGCCGGCCGAGGTCCCCACCCAGGGCGGCCTGGCCGATCTTCTGTTCGACCGCGCCGAACGCCACCCGGACGGGATCATGCTCAGCCACCAGGCCGGTGGCGGCTGGCAGGACGCCACCGCGTCGGAGGTCCGGGCCGACGTCGTCGCCATCGCCAAGGGGCTCGTCGCCGCGGGCATCAAGCCCGGCGACCGGGTGGGACTGCTGTCGGGCAACCGGTACGAGTGGACGCTCCTCGACTTCGCGATCTGGGCCGCCGGGGCCGTCTCCGTCCCGATCTACCCGTCCTCGTCCGCTGAGCAGATCCGGATGATCCTGGCCGACTCGGGTGCGGTGGCCTGCGTCGTCGACGACGACCCGCACACCACCACGGTCGAGGGCATCCGCGATACCCTGCCCGACCTCCGCTACGTCTGGACCTTCGACTCCGGCGCCGTGGCCACCCTCGTCGAGGTCGGGCGCGAACTCGACGACTCCGTGATCAAGGAGCGCCGGGCGGGCGTCGACGCCGCCGACCCCGCCACGATCGTCTACACCTCGGGTACCACGGGCAGCCCCAAGGGCTGCGTGCTCACCCACGCGAACTTCCTGGCCGAGGTCGACAGCGTCCTGCACGCGCTGTCCGTCCTCTTCGAACCCGGCAAGGACGGCTCGCCGCCCTCGACGCTGCTCTTCCTGCCGCTCGCGCACGTCTTCGGGCGCATGGTGGAGGTCGCCGTGATCCACGCCGGGGTCCGGCTCGGCCATACCGGCAGCGTCGGCGCGCTCATCGACGACCTGCAGACGTTCCGCCCCACGTTCCTGCTCGCCGTTCCCTACGTCTTCGAGAAGATCCACGCCTCCGCCCGCAAGCAGACGACCGGTCTCAAGCGCCGGATCTTCGACGCGGCCACCGACACGGCGGTCGCCTACAGCCGGTCGCTGTTCAACGGGGGCCCGGGGCTCGGCCTGCGGCTCCGGCACCGGTTCTTCGAGCCCCTGGTCTACCGCAAGCTGATGGACGCGCTCGGCGGGCGCTGCCGCCGCGTGATCTCCGGCGGCGGCGCGCTGGACGTGCGGCTGCTGCACTTCTACCGCGGCATCGGCCTGGATGTGTTCGAGGGATACGGCCTCACCGAGACCACCTCGGCGGTGCTCGTCAACGTCCCGGGCAAGGTGCGCCCCGGCACCATCGGCATCCCCGTGCCCGGGGTCGAGGTGCGCACCGCCGACGACGGCGAGCTGCTGATCAAGGGCGGGCACGTCTTCGACCGCTACTGGAACCGGCCGCAGGACACCGAGAAGGCGTTCGTGGACGGCTGGTTCGCCACCGGCGACCTCGCGGAGATCGACGCCGACGGCTTCGTCCGGATCAGCGGGCGGAAGAAGGAGATCCTGGTGACCGCGGGCGGCAAGAACGTCGCCCCGGGGCCGCTGGAGGAGCAGGTCGGCTCCGACCCGCTCGTCGACCAGTGCATGCTGGTCGGCGACGGGCGCTCCTTCGTCACCGCGCTGATCACGATCGACCCGGAGGAGTTCGGCGCCTGGAAGGCGGAGAACGGCCACCCGGTCGCGACGACCGTCGCCGACCTCGCCGACGACGCCGGACTGCGCGCCCATGTCCAGCGCGCCATCGACGCCGCCAACGCGACGGTCTCCCGGGCCGAGTCGATCCGCGCGTTCACGATCCTGGCGGAGCGCTTCACCGTGGAGGACGAGACCCTCACCCCGACCCTGAAGCTGCGCCGCGCCCGCATCCTCGACCGCAACGCCGCGTCCGTCGAGGCGATGTACACCAAGCGCTGA
- a CDS encoding CU044_2847 family protein gives MAEIVRFDDGHGATVQIETAESSPVMRDVAGGDVFRAAEQRFDVVVDKVRDISERISRRLSTLDASPNEVSVELGISVNGSADVFIAKAASEGSLKVKMTWWRGRRPVDDGDDDAADAPE, from the coding sequence ATGGCGGAGATCGTTCGGTTCGACGACGGGCACGGTGCCACGGTGCAGATCGAGACGGCGGAGAGCTCCCCCGTGATGCGCGATGTCGCCGGCGGTGATGTCTTCCGCGCGGCGGAGCAGCGCTTCGACGTCGTGGTCGACAAGGTCCGCGACATCTCCGAGCGCATCTCGCGGCGGCTGTCGACCCTGGACGCCAGCCCCAACGAGGTCAGCGTCGAACTGGGCATCAGTGTCAACGGCTCGGCCGACGTCTTCATCGCCAAGGCCGCGAGTGAGGGCAGCCTCAAGGTCAAGATGACCTGGTGGCGGGGGCGCAGACCGGTCGACGATGGCGACGACGACGCCGCGGACGCCCCCGAGTGA
- a CDS encoding AMP-dependent synthetase/ligase, which produces MTHTSAPALAELPTEGGLAEILFDRAERSPDRVMLSRQVDGEWRDFTAAETAAEVTALAKGLVAAGVEPGDRVGLLSGNRYEWMLIDFAIWTVGAITVPIYPSASAEQSRMILADSGAVACFVDNASHTAMIDGVRDGLADLRHLWTIDAGAVDALATDGTEVSDDAIAKRRAVVDPRDPATIVYTSGTTGSPKGCVLTHANFFSEVDNIVAGLPELFETATEDTPPSTLLFLPLAHVFGRMVQTCAVRAGVRLGHSTSVSALIDDLRTYRPTFLLAVPYVFEKIHASARKQTTGLKRRIFDAATDTAVAYSESLDRGGPGLGLRLRHRLFEPLVYRKLMDALGGRCARVLSGGGALDVRLLHFYRGIGLEVIEGYGLTETTAAVIANLPGRIRPGTIGGPLPGVSVKLADDGEIMVKGEQVFGRYWNRPEDTAKAFVDGWFATGDLGEFDADGFLRVSGRKKEILVTAGGKNVAPAPMEESVRAHALVAQCMVIGDDRPFVSALVTLDPEEFDAWKAEKGHPAGATVADLADDADLRAAVQSAIDSGNEAVSRAESIRAFTILGEQFTVEEETLTPTLKLRRARILKRYDREVEKLYQGR; this is translated from the coding sequence GTGACCCACACCTCTGCCCCAGCGCTGGCCGAGCTCCCCACCGAGGGCGGCCTGGCCGAGATCCTGTTCGACCGCGCCGAGCGGTCGCCGGACCGTGTGATGCTCAGTCGGCAGGTCGACGGCGAATGGCGGGACTTCACCGCGGCCGAGACCGCCGCCGAGGTGACCGCCCTGGCCAAAGGGCTCGTCGCCGCCGGGGTCGAGCCGGGCGACCGGGTGGGGCTGCTGTCGGGCAACCGGTACGAGTGGATGCTGATCGACTTCGCGATCTGGACCGTCGGCGCGATCACCGTCCCGATCTACCCGTCCGCCTCGGCCGAGCAGTCCCGGATGATCCTCGCTGACTCCGGTGCGGTCGCCTGCTTCGTCGACAACGCGTCGCACACCGCGATGATCGACGGTGTGCGCGACGGCCTCGCGGACCTGCGGCACCTGTGGACCATCGACGCGGGCGCCGTCGACGCGCTCGCCACGGACGGCACCGAGGTGTCCGACGACGCCATCGCCAAGCGCCGCGCGGTTGTCGACCCGCGGGACCCGGCCACCATCGTCTACACCTCGGGCACCACGGGCAGCCCCAAGGGCTGCGTGCTCACCCACGCGAACTTCTTTTCCGAGGTCGACAACATCGTGGCGGGCCTGCCCGAGCTGTTCGAGACCGCCACCGAGGACACCCCGCCCTCGACCCTGCTCTTCCTGCCGCTCGCCCACGTCTTCGGGCGCATGGTGCAGACCTGTGCCGTGCGGGCCGGCGTCCGGCTCGGCCACTCGACCAGCGTCAGCGCGCTCATCGACGACCTGCGGACGTACCGGCCGACCTTCCTGCTCGCCGTTCCCTACGTCTTCGAGAAGATCCACGCCTCCGCCCGCAAGCAGACGACCGGTCTCAAGCGCCGGATCTTCGACGCCGCCACCGACACCGCCGTGGCCTACAGCGAGTCCCTGGACCGCGGCGGCCCGGGGCTGGGCCTGCGGTTGCGGCACCGCCTCTTCGAACCGCTCGTGTACCGCAAGCTGATGGACGCGCTGGGCGGGCGGTGCGCCCGCGTCCTGTCGGGCGGCGGCGCGCTGGACGTGCGGCTGCTCCACTTCTACCGGGGCATCGGCCTGGAGGTGATCGAGGGCTACGGGCTCACCGAGACCACCGCGGCCGTCATCGCCAACCTTCCCGGCCGTATCCGCCCGGGCACCATCGGCGGCCCGCTGCCCGGTGTCTCCGTCAAGCTCGCCGACGACGGCGAGATCATGGTCAAGGGCGAGCAGGTGTTCGGCCGCTACTGGAACCGGCCGGAGGACACCGCGAAGGCGTTCGTGGACGGCTGGTTCGCCACCGGCGACCTCGGCGAGTTCGACGCCGACGGCTTCCTGCGGGTCAGCGGGCGCAAGAAGGAGATCCTGGTGACGGCGGGCGGCAAGAACGTCGCACCCGCCCCGATGGAGGAGAGCGTCCGCGCGCACGCGCTGGTCGCCCAGTGCATGGTGATCGGCGATGACCGGCCCTTCGTCAGCGCGCTGGTAACCCTGGACCCCGAGGAGTTCGACGCGTGGAAGGCGGAGAAGGGGCACCCCGCCGGGGCCACCGTCGCCGACCTCGCCGACGACGCGGACCTGCGCGCCGCCGTGCAGTCGGCCATCGACTCCGGCAACGAGGCGGTGTCGCGCGCCGAGTCGATCCGCGCCTTCACCATCCTCGGTGAGCAGTTCACCGTGGAGGAGGAGACCCTCACTCCGACCCTGAAGCTGCGCCGCGCCCGCATCCTCAAGCGCTACGACCGCGAGGTGGAGAAGCTCTACCAGGGCCGGTGA